One genomic region from Salvia hispanica cultivar TCC Black 2014 chromosome 2, UniMelb_Shisp_WGS_1.0, whole genome shotgun sequence encodes:
- the LOC125206711 gene encoding probable LRR receptor-like serine/threonine-protein kinase At3g47570, with the protein MDICMFYFSVLVLISNYFSLTFSTPLFNLTTDQYALTVLKNSIVSDPNAILYKNWSIHTPICGWIGVSCGIIHQRVTVLDLSSFELRGTIPPHLGNLSFLRVLDISSNSFTGILPSELSKLRCLEDINVAANNFSGEIPFGALSQLRHMDLSDNGFSGKIPSSVFNISRLQNLNLSFNILDGNIPEEIGGLSSLESVSLRSNELEGSIPYTIFNISSLMIVNFRRNMLSGKLPNNICSNNLSGSIPLGIFNITTLQLLDLSWNNFSSTLPSNIGLSLPNLQYLHLHTNNLSGPIPASINNASQLEELFLLDNLFTGFIPSFPSLRLLTRFLLSQNSLSATPEMEFLSSLTNSEHLEVVEISGNLLQGCALPNSIGNLSQSLEIFLAHNSSIRGVIPSEIGNLANLSDIQLHNNHLSGSIPLQGSIPLEFCEMSSLAELYMSNNELEGPIPEYLVFVNLSSNYLSGQITPQVGDLKIINGIDLSFNLFSGDIPISIDHCESLESISLSNNNFGGFIPQSLANMKGLTTLDLSKNSFTGMIPKSLQDLKFLEYFNVSYNKLEGEIPNGSCFSNFTSLSFVHNSALCGPARFEVPPCSKDDEGSKLKSVARLMKYILPPLFSAMAIVIIVVILIRRWKHVRVGTQVPTSLGNPWRIISYIELSRATNSFSETNLLGRGSFGSVFRGVFDDGLYFAVKVFNIELEGGNKSFETESRILSTIRHRNLVRIIGCCTNMEFKALILEIMPNGSVEKWLYSNGYCGDILQLLNISIDVALALEYLHHGNTFPIVHCDIKPSNVLLDEDMTARVADFGIAKLFEEGEAMVHTKTLATIGYAAPEYGSEGKVSTGADVYSFGIMLLEMFTRKKPTDDMFGGEMSLKEWVTESLQANEISQVLAPAMLPERDRHFDMKMNWMTSVFELAMKCLAISPDERINMIEAASTL; encoded by the exons ATGGATAtttgcatgttttattttagtgtTTTGGTGCTGATATCAAACTACTTTTCCCTCACCTTCTCCACACCACTCTTCAATCTCACCACCGATCAATACGCTCTCACTGTCTTAAAAAACTCCATTGTTTCCGATCCTAATGCAATCTTGTATAAAAATTGGTCAATTCACACTCCCATTTGTGGATGGATTGGTGTCTCTTGTGGCATCATACACCAAAGAGTTACTGTCCTAGACCTTTCTAGCTTCGAGCTTCGAGGCACCATCCCTCCACATCTCGGAAACTTATCATTTCTTCGAGTTTTAGACATCAGCTCCAACAGTTTCACGGGCATCTTGCCATCTGAGCTGTCTAAGTTGCGATGTTTAGAAGATATAAACGTCGCAGCTAACAATTTCTCAGGAGAGATACCATTCGGAGCCTTGTCCCAGCTCCGACACATGGATTTGTCAGACAACGGATTCTCAGGAAAAATCCCTTCTTCTGTATTCAATATTTCGAGGCTTCAGAATCTGAATTTGAGCTTTAATATTCTCGATGGAAACATCCCAGAGGAGATAGGCGGGCTTTCTTCACTGGAAAGTGTTAGTTTACGAAGCAATGAGTTGGAGGGATCCATACCATATACTATCTTCAACATTTCTTCGTTGATGATAGTCAATTTCAGAAGAAACATGCTATCAGGAAAGCTCCCAAACAACATATGCA GTAATAACTTATCTGGCTCTATCCCACTTGGTATCTTCAACATAACAACCTTGCAACTATTAGACCTTTCATGGAACAACTTTTCAAGTACTCTTCCTTCAAATATTGGGCTTTCACTTCCCAATCTCCAATACCTCCATTTACATACTAACAACCTCAGTGGCCCAATTCCTGCCTCTATCAACAACGCTTCTCAACTTGAAGAACTATTCTTGCtagataatttatttactgGCTTCATTCCCAGTTTCCCTAGTTTAAGGCTCTTGACCAGGTTTTTACTCAGCCAGAATAGCTTGAGCGCAACCCCGGAAATGGAATTTCTCTCTTCGTTAACTAATTCCGAGCACCTAGAGGTCGTTGAAATATCGGGAAATCTGCTACAGGGCTGTGCTCTACCAAATTCCATAGGGAATCTATCCCAATCGCTTGAGATTTTCCTGGCGCACAACTCGAGTATCAGAGGGGTCATTCCCTCTGAAATAGGAAACTTGGCAAATTTGAGTGATATCCAACTACATAATAATCACTTGAGTGGATCAATTCCG TTGCAAGGATCTATCCCGCTCGAGTTTTGTGAGATGAGTTCTTTGGCAGAGCTGTACATGAGCAACAATGAGCTCGAAGGTCCAATACCGGAAT ACCTCGTCTTTGTAAACTTGTCCTCGAACTATTTGAGCGGTCAGATTACACCTCAAGTTGGAGACTTGAAGATAATCAACGGAATAGATTTATCCTTTAATCTATTTTCCGGTGATATTCCCATCTCCATCGACCATTGCGAATCATTAGAATCCATATCTTTGTCGAACAATAACTTTGGAGGATTCATTCCTCAATCACTGGCAAATATGAAAGGCTTAACAACACTGGATTTATCTAAAAACAGTTTTACTGGAATGATTCCCAAATCTTTACAAGATCTCAAATTCTTGGAGTATTTCAATGTGTCTTACAACAAATTGGAAGGGGAAATTCCAAATGGGAGCTGTTTTTCAAACTTCACTTCTCTATCATTTGTGCACAACTCAGCTCTTTGCGGTCCAGCAAGATTTGAAGTGCCGCCTTGCTCAAAAGATGATGAAGGATCAAAATTGAAGAGTGTTGCTCGATtaatgaagtatattttgcCTCCTCTCTTTTCAGCCATGGCTATAGTGATCATTGTAGTTATTCTCATAAGACGATGGAAGCATGTAAGAGTGGGAACTCAAGTTCCAACTTCCTTAGGTAATCCTTGGAGAATAATCTCATACATAGAACTATCACGAGCAACAAATTCCTTTAGCGAGACGAATCTACTTGGGCGAGGAAGCTTTGGTTCAGTGTTTAGAGGGGTATTTGATGATGGACTGTATTTTGCAGTAAAAGTGTTCAATATAGAGTTGGAAGGAGGTAACAAGAGTTTCGAAACGGAAAGTAGAATACTAAGCACCATTCGACACAGGAACTTAGTTCGGATAATCGGTTGTTGTACCAACATGGAATTCAAAGCCTTGATTCTTGAAATCATGCCAAATGGAAGTGTGGAGAAATGGTTATACTCGAATGGTTATTGTGGAGATATTCTACAATTGTTGAACATCTCAATTGATGTTGCTTTAGCTCTGGAGTACCTTCATCACGGCAATACTTTCCCCATTGTGCATTGCGATATAAAGCCAAGCAACGTGTTGCTCGATGAAGATATGACTGCTCGTGTTGCTGATTTTGGTATTGCAAAGCTCTTTGAGGAGGGGGAGGCCATGGTCCACACTAAAACACTTGCTACAATCGGCTATGCAGCACCAG AGTACGGATCGGAAGGGAAAGTGTCCACGGGTGCTGATGTATACAGTTTTGGGATAATGCTGTTGGAGATGTTTACAAGAAAGAAGCCGACAGATGATATGTTTGGTGGGGAAATGAGCTTGAAGGAGTGGGTGACTGAATCATTACAAGCCAATGAAATTAGTCAAGTATTAGCCCCTGCTATGCTACCAGAACGAGATCGACATTTCGATATGAAGATGAATTGGATGACATCAGTGTTTGAATTAGCAATGAAATGTTTAGCCATTTCGCCCGACGAAAGAATCAACATGATTGAGGCGGCATCCACACTATAG